GGCACGCGAGGTTGCTTTTGTCTTACCAATATGGGATCCAGCAACTGGATATCACTACCGTTGAGCCGAATAACCATTCTTCACTGAACCATGCGAAGCGGCTCCTGTCGACAGGGTCGGGCAGCCGGAATAACTAGTTTGACTACTGTAAGTAAAATTACACGAACCCACTGCAGATATAGCGTGGCCCTCCGCGTTTAGGGTCACTTCAGCGGGGGGACAATTGTCCGCAGCTGAGGACACAAAACGGGAAGGAGCTCTTTCTAGTTTTCTCATCTCTTTGGCGAAATAGCTTCGTATGCATTAGGGCACACACCTAGGCATCGAGTCCCTACTATCAATGGACAGTTGGCGCTTTTAGCGGAGTGTTTGTGTGGTGTCATCCAGCAGTTGGTGCTAAAGCGCTGCACGTCGCACATTTGGCCACCCTCGTTCGGACTCACTTGCCCGTATTGAGCGGGTCACACGTACTGCCATCAGGCGAATCGAATATGGGGGTTAACAGTCTGAGCGCTTTCGGGGATCAGTCGTCAATGTCAGACGCCTTTGTTATTTGACGTGCTGACGCTAATCTCTCCGCTGGAATTCCGCAACATCGTGATTTGTTTCTGTAGTACGATAGCCCACTCTAGCAAGCACTTGTGTTCTGCTGGCTGATTACCTTGTTCAGCCACTGAGCTCGTCAGATGTCATAGTGCGCCAGTTATTCCACGTTGTATGCGGAGGACAGTGCGTATTTGCACTCATGTTTACCAGGAATCCCGCAGCTGCGTCCGCAATCTTGGCATCTATCCCTTCAAAGACGCGAGCGTAGTTACTAGGCATCGATCTCCGATGCCGGGAACACCGAGTGGGCAACACAGGATCCTAGGTATAGGCGGAACTGCGTCTAGGTGGCGTCATTTCTTGAGTCCTCATGCCATGGATTTGCGTCTGATGTGTGCGCTTGAGCTGAAAATGAGGATGCAATCATTCGACCGAAATATTTCAGCGCTGTCCTTCTTACGATTTTGTGACTATGAGACCCAAGAGACGCTCAGGCCGCACGTGACTCGTTGCGCTGATGGGTAACAAGACACCAACAGAGAGGGTGGCTCCAGTGGTCACCTGCCCCAGATCAGCCTCACCAGTAGGAGAGACGGAGCGAGCGGCAAAGTTTGGGGCCGCGACGGCTACCTAGGGTGATGCGCCACCACAGCAGTCATTAATGCAGAGCTTGTTGCACGGAAATGCTAGATCACTCACCGCCCACAAATTTCATGAGACGCACGAAGCTCGAGGACAGGTGGACCGGTCTTGACAGCGACTAGTACGCCGCATGCGACCCCGCGACAAACGCGACACCGTTATTTCTCCGCCAGTGTCATGTGCGGCTGTGCAGCGTGGCCCTGACAAATGCAAGGGAGACATGATTGCAAAGACGCGCTGGAATACGTGGCGTCTCCTTGTTGTCTGGTCAGCCACGCCGGAGAACAAATTGTAAAGCAGACAGGGCCAGCGCCACCTTAAAAAAAATACGCGGCAACTCGCGCCCACGAAAGCGGCCCACCTGAGCGCTGTTTCTCGCTGTCGTTCATTCAGATATGTCATGGATTAAGTAATATCGGCGGCTGGGTCCGGCATCATCGGTTTACCCCCGTCACCCTAGATGCGTAGGCCAGAGGTCTGATGACTTTTTTATGCATCATCGGGAACAAGCTGGCTTTTACCTTGTGTCTACTGCTTCCTTGTCTTGCTGTTCTTAGGAAGTTGCGGGATAATCGAATCAGGATTGGTTCCATGTCGAAGGCCCATGTGATTCGCTTTCCCGGGCTAAGAGCATTCTGTTCAAGGGTAATGCCTGGAGGCTATCCATACGCACCCACAAATCTGTGCCGTCGGTCTGAATAAGCATTCCCGAGCCTACGCGTTTAGTCGTGCTGCCAGAACCCGTGTTCGTGCAAGGATTCGAACTATGTTGAACCGCCGCGGATCGTCACGGAAGTTGTTCGCTTTGGCCGTAAACGTAGAATAGAATCCACCATGTGGGTTGCTGTGCTCCTTTCTGCGCTTGTGGTGAAAAGTTTGCTCCAAGGGAGTGTTGCCATGCCTCAATGGAAACTGAAGGACGGCAATCTCTCCAGCGGCGTCGCTACGTTGTCACCGACCCGCTCGGCGGGACGCAGCGCTGTAGCACGCGTCAGGCCCCATGAGTACGAGAGCTCTAAGCGCACACCGTATACATCAATGGTTGGTACAACAGATACTGGCGGCGACCTTGTAAAGCAACGAACGAATAGTTTCTCCCTAGCTGAGATTGGGGCGAAAGGTGAATCAGCGTCGTTCCAAGGTGCCTCGGAAAGGACGCCAACTGGTGCGCAGTTACGCGACGTAGGCATTCCCTCTCCGTCGTTAGACCCGAATTCTGAGGGCCATCGTCATCCCAGGAGGACCTCATCGATACCCGCACCGAGAACCGTTTCGGGTTTACTCGCCCGGATGCGTAAAAAATATCGTGGATTGTGGAAGGCAATCGACAACACGTTTCGAAGATGGGGTAAAAGCACCCGCCACAGGGTTGCAGACTTTGTCCGAAGGCATGTGATGCCCCGTGTGAGAAGGATGGGACTCAGTGGGAAGGGCTTTCCGCCTGAGGTGCCGCCTCTGACGGGTGTGGAACCTGGTCAAGCCGTTGTCGCACAAGTGGCGACTCAGATGCAGGCTGGCATCCGCCCAAACTATTTTAAATTTGAACAACTTACACTTCGCGAACAACTTGTCGGAAGGTATCTCATTAGTGCCATGCAAAATACTTGGTTTATCTCTGTTCCAGAGGGCCGGTCTATCCTACTGGTCAAAAGAGGATTGATCGGCATGGGCGGTTTCGGTCTCGTCTATCATGTCGAGCATCCTGTGACTAAGCAGGCGTTCGCTCTGAAGGTCTTTGTTCGCGACAAACGCAAGGGGGCATTGCTGGAGGATATGGACTCCGAGATTGAGGAGGAGTTTGATATAGTGAAGCATATCGCCCCAACGTGGACACCGTTGCGCATCTATACGGATCTACATTTCATGGTACCGCTCCTGAAGCTCAAAGTAGACGGAAAGCCCGATTTTCAAGATGTGAGAGATCATTTCCGAATTTCCAACACTTGTCTTCTATTTCCGAAAGCCCAAGGAGACATGCTCGAACTGGCAGACCTACTCAGACACAGCGACGAGAAAGTGTCGTTCACGGTGCGCATGAGCTCTACAATTCAGATGGTCAAGCTGCTCGCGAGATTCCATAGCAGGGGGCTTGTCCACGGTGACGTGAAGCTCAACAACTTTTTGGTTGAAGCGTCAGGATTGCTTCTTCTGTCCGACTTCACCACAATTTTCAAAGGTGGCAACGAATATGTACCACCGCTTGCTACGGACTCCTATATGCCTCCGGAAATTGCGCATAGCTGGGTCACCCGTTTAAAGAGAGTCGTAAAGTATACCTCACGTACAGACGCTTGGATGCTGGGAGTAGCAATATATTACCTGTGGTGCGGTACGCACCCCTTCGGGATCATGCCACAATCCAAGTTAATACAGGTTGTTGGGCTGCTGCTCCGGGTCCCTGCATCCGCTCTGGATTTCAGCAACTGCCATGGAATACCGAGACAGTTCCGCAGTATGGTAAGGCGCTTCCTAGACAAATCACCGGTCTTGCGCTTAGATCCTCAGGGCGCTTTGCAAAAATACTCGCTGCTTCACTGGACGGGGCAAGACACCCCCGAACGCGATACGATGGCAGGGCCGAATTCACTGGAAGAAGAGATGGGAAGGGCGAGAAGCTCTGACGTCCCTGAGACGAGTGAGGAAGCCCATGGTGATGAAGTGAATGCCTGACACCGGCCGCAAGAAAGACATTACCGTGCGGCAGATCTCGCAGATACCGTGGTTACCCGTTCTAATTACATGACAGAATACAGTCATCCGAAGAGGGGAGTGTGACAATCAGGTAAGTCGGACGGTTTGGTACTGCTCGCATTGCTCTATTCCTCCTCTATGTAAGCATGAATTCAATGGTAGGACCCTCAGACTTGACGAGCGCCTGAAATCTTTCAACTGAGTGAGCGCCCTACGCTACCCATGCGTAGCCCACATGCCCTCCACATCTTGACTTTCCGCTAAAGTAAAACATAATACGTGTTCGTTGTGGGACGTTGCGCCAAGTTCGTCCCAGCAATCAACGACTCAAACTTCCTGACGCCTTCGCCCTTGTCGCCTTGCCAGTTTTTATTCGGTCCTCATTAGTGCATATTAACAACTTTTCAAGGAAAAACCGCGTGGAGCCTTCCGAAAGCAGGTACGGTTGGCCTGTTGCTTCGGTGACAGATGACCTCTATGGCAGAATCGCCTGAATCTAGTCCTCTCACACCTAGCCTTCAATTCAGTCTGGAAGTCATTCCTTGCCATGATCCTCTGCCTGTAGTTCTGGGGAGGGTTCCATACttgaggcga
The Besnoitia besnoiti strain Bb-Ger1 chromosome VIII, whole genome shotgun sequence genome window above contains:
- a CDS encoding rhoptry protein ROP17 (encoded by transcript BESB_084470); the encoded protein is MPQWKLKDGNLSSGVATLSPTRSAGRSAVARVRPHEYESSKRTPYTSMVGTTDTGGDLVKQRTNSFSLAEIGAKGESASFQGASERTPTGAQLRDVGIPSPSLDPNSEGHRHPRRTSSIPAPRTVSGLLARMRKKYRGLWKAIDNTFRRWGKSTRHRVADFVRRHVMPRVRRMGLSGKGFPPEVPPLTGVEPGQAVVAQVATQMQAGIRPNYFKFEQLTLREQLVGRYLISAMQNTWFISVPEGRSILLVKRGLIGMGGFGLVYHVEHPVTKQAFALKVFVRDKRKGALLEDMDSEIEEEFDIVKHIAPTWTPLRIYTDLHFMVPLLKLKVDGKPDFQDVRDHFRISNTCLLFPKAQGDMLELADLLRHSDEKVSFTVRMSSTIQMVKLLARFHSRGLVHGDVKLNNFLVEASGLLLLSDFTTIFKGGNEYVPPLATDSYMPPEIAHSWVTRLKRVVKYTSRTDAWMLGVAIYYLWCGTHPFGIMPQSKLIQVVGLLLRVPASALDFSNCHGIPRQFRSMVRRFLDKSPVLRLDPQGALQKYSLLHWTGQDTPERDTMAGPNSLEEEMGRARSSDVPETSEEAHGDEVNA